In Tenacibaculum sp. MAR_2010_89, the sequence TGAACCTTTACTAACTAAAGAAGATGCAATTATTTCTGATAGTTTAAATCATGCTTCAATTATAGACGGTGTACGTTTATGTAAAGCTGCTCGTTATCGTTATAATAATAATGATATGGTTTCTTTAGAAGAACAACTTATAGAGGCTAACAAGCAAAACCACAGATTTAAAATCATAGTTACAGATGGTGTGTTTTCTATGGATGGAATTGTTGCAAAATTAGATGAAATATGTGATTTAGCTGACAAATACGATGCATTAGTTATGGTAGATGAATGTCATGCTGCTGGTTTTATTGGTAAAACAGGGCGTGGTACCTTAGAATTAAAAAATGTTTTAGGTAGAGTTGATATTGTAACTGGTACATTAGGTAAAGCACTTGGTGGAGCAATGGGTGGATACACTACAGCAAAAAAAGAAGTAATAGAAATTTTACGTCAACGCTCCCGTCCATACCTATTTTCAAACTCTTTAGCCCCTGCAATTGTAGGAGCTTCTTTAAAAGTATTTGACTTATTATCTAAAGATACTTCCTTACGAGATAAATTAGAATGGAACACTAATTATTTCAGAAGCGAAATGGAAAAAGCTGGTTTTGATTTAGTAGGTGCAGATGCTGCTATTGTACCAGTAATGCTTTATGATGCAAAGCTTTCTCAAGTAATGTCTGAAAAACTATTAGATGAAGGTATATATGTTATCGGATTCTTTTATCCAGTA encodes:
- the kbl gene encoding glycine C-acetyltransferase: MYGNIKEHLQKEIQDIKDAGLYKSERIITSSQDAVIKVSTGEEVINFCANNYLGLSNNPEVIQAAKDVMDTHGFGMSSVRFICGTQDIHKQLEQKIAEFYQTEDTILYAAAFDANGGVFEPLLTKEDAIISDSLNHASIIDGVRLCKAARYRYNNNDMVSLEEQLIEANKQNHRFKIIVTDGVFSMDGIVAKLDEICDLADKYDALVMVDECHAAGFIGKTGRGTLELKNVLGRVDIVTGTLGKALGGAMGGYTTAKKEVIEILRQRSRPYLFSNSLAPAIVGASLKVFDLLSKDTSLRDKLEWNTNYFRSEMEKAGFDLVGADAAIVPVMLYDAKLSQVMSEKLLDEGIYVIGFFYPVVPKEQARIRVQLSAAHDKKHLDKAINAFIKIGKELKVI